Proteins from a genomic interval of Echeneis naucrates chromosome 21, fEcheNa1.1, whole genome shotgun sequence:
- the LOC115061650 gene encoding collagen alpha-2(VI) chain-like isoform X1, with protein sequence MRMISAFIFLCILQTAMSQGLGPRGPRPIPGRGDSPGPTAPPLPPEPTPRPKGCETRIMDCPIKLFFTIDTSETIALQESPPGILVENIKEFTKIFVQRLADEEYKGQIQITWSIGGLHFSQTQIVFSQFTTKESFIRNLGGIRYLGKGTYIDCALKNMTQQLTQHYSGTDAVLFSVVITDGHVTGNPCGGIKVMAERAREKGIHIFSVAASKSIDELGMREIASSPMELYRDDYIAVDIVDGRPKIKTESIDRIIKAMKYQAYLQCYQHKCFESPGIPGPTGPRGPKGTKGDRGHTGPKGKRGRQGDPGIEGPIGWPGPKGGVGLKGEKGDSGASGAKGVGGVPGRNGTDGQKGRIGRIGAPGCKGDPGDKGPNGYTGEVGDTGPPGEVGEKGDHGLPGKPGPLGPPGEQGPKGERGNPGNPGPPGGKGTQGQVGLPGPPGEEGRRGDPGKKGTPGTDGAKGEKGQRGPQGGRGRPGENGLTGAKGDQGLPGPRGQPGEPGGPGANGTRGYPGDPGPRGDSGPPGPRGDRGRQGFNYPGPRGPTGDRGDPGRKGPRGGRGDCGAKGEAGGKGLPGEPGEPGQLGEPGERGPRGEPGPDGGPGPAGDSGLTDCDVMTYIRETCGCCDCEKRCGALDIVFVIDSSESVGLTNFTLEKNFVINTINRLGSMASDPASPTGTRVGVVQFSHNGTFEAIRLDDPNINSMSAFKTAVKRLQWIAGGTFTPSALKFAYDTLIRDSKRARARVSVVVITDGRFDPRDDEDLLKYLCDDDNLVVNAIGVGDMFKKEQDDEILGSIACGKKERVTEMKRYIDLVAEDFIETMETVLCPEPEIVCPDLPCQSAPDVTPCFQRPVDLVFLLDGSERLGDKNFRHVREFLQKVAGTIGLAKGRNDRMRARLALMEYGKENENHIAFQLTHDRALIADGIARLHYLDSSSSVGPAIIYTIDNILGKENSRQTRQNAEISFVFITDGITENKNLEEAVSAMRGAQVVSTVIATGSDVDHGVLTKLAMGDQDAIFKGKDLADLSHSGLFDRFMKWVC encoded by the exons CCAGGATAATGGATTGTCCCATCAAGCTGTTTTTCACCATTGACACCTCTGAGACCATCGCCTTACAGGAGTCCCCCCCCGGTATACTGgtggaaaacataaaagagTTCACTAAGATCTTTGTCCAAAGGCTGGCTGATGAGGAATACAAGGGTCAGATCCAGATCACCTGGTCCATAGGAGGCCTGCATTTCTCCCAGACGCAGATTGTCTTCAGCCAGTTCACAACCAAGGAGAGCTTCATCAGGAACCTTGGTGGGATCCGATATCTGGGCAAAGGCACCTACATCGACTGCGCCCTGAAAAACATGACGCAGCAACTGACGCAGCACTACTCAGGGACGGACGCTGTCCTTTTCTCTGTGGTTATCACTGATGGCCATGTGACAGGAAATCCATGTGGGGGGATAAAGGTGATGGCAGAGAGGGCACGGGAGAAAGGAATCCACATTTTCTCAGTGGCAGCGTCCAAAAGCATCGATGAATTAGGAATGAGAGAGATAGCCAGCTCCCCCATGGAACTTTACCGTGACGACTACATAGCTGTGGACATTGTTGATGGGCGAccaaaaataaagactgaatcCATTGATCGTATCATAAAAGCTATG AAATATCAAGCATATTTACAG TGCTACCAACATAAATGCTTTGAGAGTCCTGGAATCCCTGGGCCAACCGGGCCTCGCGGTCCAAAG GGTACAAAAGGAGACAGAGGGCACACTGGGCCAAAAGGTAAAAGGGGTAGACAG GGGGATCCTGGCATTGAAGGACCTATTGGATGGCCTGGTCCAAAG GGAGGGGTTGGTTTGAAAGGTGAGAAG GGTGACAGTGGAGCCTCAGGAGCAAAG ggtgtgggaggagttcCTGGCCGAAATGGTACTGATGGCCAAAAG GGTAGAATTGGCCGAATCGGTGCTCCTGGTTGCAAAGGTGATCCGGGTGACAAG GGGCCAAATGGTTACACTGGAGAAGTTGGTGACACTGGACCGCCTGGTGAAGTTGGAGAAAAG GGTGATCATGGCCTTCCTGGAAAACCGGGGCCCCTTGGTCCTCCTGGTGAACAAGGACCAAAG ggTGAAAGAGGAAATCCTGGAAATCCAGGGCCACCGGGAGGAAAGGGAACACAG GGGCAGGTAGGCTTACCTGGACCACCAGGTGAAGAG GGACGGAGAGGAGACCCAGGGAAAAAAGGAACACCAGGCACTGATGGGGCAAAAGGAGAGAAG gGACAACGAGGGCCACAGGGAGGCAGAGGTCGGCCCGGAGAAAATGGACTCACGGGTGCAAAG GGAGACCAAGGACTACCAGGACCAAGGGGTCAGCCAGGAGAGCCAGGTGGCCCTGgagcaaat GGCACCAGGGGATATCCAGGAGATCCTGGACCAAGGGGAGATTCTGGACCTCCTGGACCAAGG ggagacagaggaaggcaAGGATTCAACTATCCTGGACCAAGAGGACCTACT GGAGACCGCGGTGATCCAGGCAGGAAAGGACCTAGGGGCGGCAGAGGTGACTGTGGTGCCAAAGGAGAAGCTGGAGGCAAGGGACTACCAGGAGAACCT GGGGAACCAGGCCAGCTGGGTGAGCCTGGAGAAAGAGGACCCAGAGGGGAACCTGGACCTGAT ggtggCCCAGGACCAGCAGGCGACTCTGGCCTTACT GACTGTGATGTCATGACATACATCAGAGAGACATGTGGCTGTTGCG ACTGTGAGAAGCGCTGTGGAGCCCTGGACATTGTATTTGTAATAGATAGCTCGGAGAGTGTTGGGCTGACAAACTTTACACTGGAAAAGAACTTTGTTATCAACACCATCAACAGGCTGGGCTCTATGGCCAGCGACCCTGCATCACCAACCG GCACAAGGGTCGGGGTTGTGCAGTTCAGTCACAATGGGACCTTTGAGGCCATTCGTCTTGATGACCCAAATATAAACTCCATGTCTGCCtttaaaacagcagtgaagAGGCTACAGTGGATCGCTGGGGGCACTTTCACACCATCAGCTCTAAAGTTTGCTTATGACACCCTCATCAGGGATAGTAAGAGGGCCCGTGCCAGAGTATCTGTGGTGGTGATCACAGATGGCCGCTTTGACCCACGTGATGACGAGGATTTACTCAAGTACCTTTGTGACGATGACAATTTGGTGGTGAATGCCATAGGGGTGGGTGATATGTTTAAAAAGGAACAGGATGATGAGATCTTGGGATCTATTGCATGTGGCAAGAAGGAACGTGTCACTGAGATGAAGCGTTACATTGACCTGGTGGCTGAGGACTTCATTGAAACAATGGAGACTGTGCTCTGTCCAG AGCCAGAAATTGTGTGCCCTGATCTCCCCTGTCAAAGCG CACCTGATGTAACTCCATGTTTCCAGCGGCCAGTGGACTTGGTATTTCTACTCGATGGCTCGGAGCGCCTGGGGGACAAGAACTTTCGTCATGTCCGGGAATTTCTGCAGAAGGTGGCAGGCACAATAGGACTGGCCAAGGGCAGGAATGATCGTATGCGAGCTCGCTTAGCACTAATGGAGTATGGCAAAGAGAACGAGAACCATATAGCCTTCCAACTCACACATGACCGTGCTCTCATTGCTGATGGTATAGCACGCTTGCATTATCTGGATTCTTCCTCAAGCGTGGGGCCTGCTATTATTTACACCATTGATAACATCTTGGGTAAAGAAAATAGTCGGCAGACGAGACAAAATGCAgagatttcatttgttttcatcacagatggcatcactgaaaacaaaaacctggaGGAGGCAGTTAGTGCAATGCGTGGGGCACAGGTGGTCTCCACTGTGATAGCTACAGGAAGTGATGTTGACCATGGAGTCCTAACTAAGCTGGCTATGGGTGACCAGGACGCCATCTTCAAAGGAAAAGATTTGGCTGATCTGTCCCATTCTGGTTTGTTTGACCGTTTCATGAAATGGGTATGTTAA
- the LOC115061650 gene encoding collagen alpha-2(VI) chain-like isoform X2 — MRMISAFIFLCILQTAMSQGLGPRGPRPIPGRGDSPGPTAPPLPPEPTPRPKARIMDCPIKLFFTIDTSETIALQESPPGILVENIKEFTKIFVQRLADEEYKGQIQITWSIGGLHFSQTQIVFSQFTTKESFIRNLGGIRYLGKGTYIDCALKNMTQQLTQHYSGTDAVLFSVVITDGHVTGNPCGGIKVMAERAREKGIHIFSVAASKSIDELGMREIASSPMELYRDDYIAVDIVDGRPKIKTESIDRIIKAMKYQAYLQCYQHKCFESPGIPGPTGPRGPKGTKGDRGHTGPKGKRGRQGDPGIEGPIGWPGPKGGVGLKGEKGDSGASGAKGVGGVPGRNGTDGQKGRIGRIGAPGCKGDPGDKGPNGYTGEVGDTGPPGEVGEKGDHGLPGKPGPLGPPGEQGPKGERGNPGNPGPPGGKGTQGQVGLPGPPGEEGRRGDPGKKGTPGTDGAKGEKGQRGPQGGRGRPGENGLTGAKGDQGLPGPRGQPGEPGGPGANGTRGYPGDPGPRGDSGPPGPRGDRGRQGFNYPGPRGPTGDRGDPGRKGPRGGRGDCGAKGEAGGKGLPGEPGEPGQLGEPGERGPRGEPGPDGGPGPAGDSGLTDCDVMTYIRETCGCCDCEKRCGALDIVFVIDSSESVGLTNFTLEKNFVINTINRLGSMASDPASPTGTRVGVVQFSHNGTFEAIRLDDPNINSMSAFKTAVKRLQWIAGGTFTPSALKFAYDTLIRDSKRARARVSVVVITDGRFDPRDDEDLLKYLCDDDNLVVNAIGVGDMFKKEQDDEILGSIACGKKERVTEMKRYIDLVAEDFIETMETVLCPEPEIVCPDLPCQSAPDVTPCFQRPVDLVFLLDGSERLGDKNFRHVREFLQKVAGTIGLAKGRNDRMRARLALMEYGKENENHIAFQLTHDRALIADGIARLHYLDSSSSVGPAIIYTIDNILGKENSRQTRQNAEISFVFITDGITENKNLEEAVSAMRGAQVVSTVIATGSDVDHGVLTKLAMGDQDAIFKGKDLADLSHSGLFDRFMKWVC, encoded by the exons CCAGGATAATGGATTGTCCCATCAAGCTGTTTTTCACCATTGACACCTCTGAGACCATCGCCTTACAGGAGTCCCCCCCCGGTATACTGgtggaaaacataaaagagTTCACTAAGATCTTTGTCCAAAGGCTGGCTGATGAGGAATACAAGGGTCAGATCCAGATCACCTGGTCCATAGGAGGCCTGCATTTCTCCCAGACGCAGATTGTCTTCAGCCAGTTCACAACCAAGGAGAGCTTCATCAGGAACCTTGGTGGGATCCGATATCTGGGCAAAGGCACCTACATCGACTGCGCCCTGAAAAACATGACGCAGCAACTGACGCAGCACTACTCAGGGACGGACGCTGTCCTTTTCTCTGTGGTTATCACTGATGGCCATGTGACAGGAAATCCATGTGGGGGGATAAAGGTGATGGCAGAGAGGGCACGGGAGAAAGGAATCCACATTTTCTCAGTGGCAGCGTCCAAAAGCATCGATGAATTAGGAATGAGAGAGATAGCCAGCTCCCCCATGGAACTTTACCGTGACGACTACATAGCTGTGGACATTGTTGATGGGCGAccaaaaataaagactgaatcCATTGATCGTATCATAAAAGCTATG AAATATCAAGCATATTTACAG TGCTACCAACATAAATGCTTTGAGAGTCCTGGAATCCCTGGGCCAACCGGGCCTCGCGGTCCAAAG GGTACAAAAGGAGACAGAGGGCACACTGGGCCAAAAGGTAAAAGGGGTAGACAG GGGGATCCTGGCATTGAAGGACCTATTGGATGGCCTGGTCCAAAG GGAGGGGTTGGTTTGAAAGGTGAGAAG GGTGACAGTGGAGCCTCAGGAGCAAAG ggtgtgggaggagttcCTGGCCGAAATGGTACTGATGGCCAAAAG GGTAGAATTGGCCGAATCGGTGCTCCTGGTTGCAAAGGTGATCCGGGTGACAAG GGGCCAAATGGTTACACTGGAGAAGTTGGTGACACTGGACCGCCTGGTGAAGTTGGAGAAAAG GGTGATCATGGCCTTCCTGGAAAACCGGGGCCCCTTGGTCCTCCTGGTGAACAAGGACCAAAG ggTGAAAGAGGAAATCCTGGAAATCCAGGGCCACCGGGAGGAAAGGGAACACAG GGGCAGGTAGGCTTACCTGGACCACCAGGTGAAGAG GGACGGAGAGGAGACCCAGGGAAAAAAGGAACACCAGGCACTGATGGGGCAAAAGGAGAGAAG gGACAACGAGGGCCACAGGGAGGCAGAGGTCGGCCCGGAGAAAATGGACTCACGGGTGCAAAG GGAGACCAAGGACTACCAGGACCAAGGGGTCAGCCAGGAGAGCCAGGTGGCCCTGgagcaaat GGCACCAGGGGATATCCAGGAGATCCTGGACCAAGGGGAGATTCTGGACCTCCTGGACCAAGG ggagacagaggaaggcaAGGATTCAACTATCCTGGACCAAGAGGACCTACT GGAGACCGCGGTGATCCAGGCAGGAAAGGACCTAGGGGCGGCAGAGGTGACTGTGGTGCCAAAGGAGAAGCTGGAGGCAAGGGACTACCAGGAGAACCT GGGGAACCAGGCCAGCTGGGTGAGCCTGGAGAAAGAGGACCCAGAGGGGAACCTGGACCTGAT ggtggCCCAGGACCAGCAGGCGACTCTGGCCTTACT GACTGTGATGTCATGACATACATCAGAGAGACATGTGGCTGTTGCG ACTGTGAGAAGCGCTGTGGAGCCCTGGACATTGTATTTGTAATAGATAGCTCGGAGAGTGTTGGGCTGACAAACTTTACACTGGAAAAGAACTTTGTTATCAACACCATCAACAGGCTGGGCTCTATGGCCAGCGACCCTGCATCACCAACCG GCACAAGGGTCGGGGTTGTGCAGTTCAGTCACAATGGGACCTTTGAGGCCATTCGTCTTGATGACCCAAATATAAACTCCATGTCTGCCtttaaaacagcagtgaagAGGCTACAGTGGATCGCTGGGGGCACTTTCACACCATCAGCTCTAAAGTTTGCTTATGACACCCTCATCAGGGATAGTAAGAGGGCCCGTGCCAGAGTATCTGTGGTGGTGATCACAGATGGCCGCTTTGACCCACGTGATGACGAGGATTTACTCAAGTACCTTTGTGACGATGACAATTTGGTGGTGAATGCCATAGGGGTGGGTGATATGTTTAAAAAGGAACAGGATGATGAGATCTTGGGATCTATTGCATGTGGCAAGAAGGAACGTGTCACTGAGATGAAGCGTTACATTGACCTGGTGGCTGAGGACTTCATTGAAACAATGGAGACTGTGCTCTGTCCAG AGCCAGAAATTGTGTGCCCTGATCTCCCCTGTCAAAGCG CACCTGATGTAACTCCATGTTTCCAGCGGCCAGTGGACTTGGTATTTCTACTCGATGGCTCGGAGCGCCTGGGGGACAAGAACTTTCGTCATGTCCGGGAATTTCTGCAGAAGGTGGCAGGCACAATAGGACTGGCCAAGGGCAGGAATGATCGTATGCGAGCTCGCTTAGCACTAATGGAGTATGGCAAAGAGAACGAGAACCATATAGCCTTCCAACTCACACATGACCGTGCTCTCATTGCTGATGGTATAGCACGCTTGCATTATCTGGATTCTTCCTCAAGCGTGGGGCCTGCTATTATTTACACCATTGATAACATCTTGGGTAAAGAAAATAGTCGGCAGACGAGACAAAATGCAgagatttcatttgttttcatcacagatggcatcactgaaaacaaaaacctggaGGAGGCAGTTAGTGCAATGCGTGGGGCACAGGTGGTCTCCACTGTGATAGCTACAGGAAGTGATGTTGACCATGGAGTCCTAACTAAGCTGGCTATGGGTGACCAGGACGCCATCTTCAAAGGAAAAGATTTGGCTGATCTGTCCCATTCTGGTTTGTTTGACCGTTTCATGAAATGGGTATGTTAA
- the LOC115061652 gene encoding X-ray repair cross-complementing protein 5 produces MAGAKSALVLCMDVGFSMSNSAPGEEPHFELAKKVIKKSVQRQVFAETKDELALVLFGTDSTKNPLAQDGQYQNISIHRHLMMPDFDLLEEIENQIHPESQQVDWLDALVVCMDLLKTETNGKKYDRLNIALLTDLNTPTSSDQLDVIINNLKDAGITLQFFLPFPVEDDEEGGGDADRSGPGHPGTGKGLSKEQKIGSDMMKHILLSLDEEDGLDEIYTFRNAIEQLCMFKRIERRPMPWPCQLTIGSALSIRIVGYKAVTEEKLKKMWITVDAQTTLKEDVKRETVNCLDDDNETEVQKDDIIQGFRYGSDIVPFSKVDQEQMKYKHDGKCFAVLGFTKKNMVHRHQFMGNQVIKIFAAKDDEHAGVALSALIKALDELEMVAIVRYAYDRRSNPQVGAAFPCIKQNYECLLYVQLPFTEDLRQFTFPSLENKKLAPSDTQLCTVDSLIDAMMLVEEAEDGEQNDIFKVNHIPNPAFQRHFQCLHHRAVHPKDPLPPMEPWLKAALERPEVINERCQAPLEDIKRLFPLTEVEKKKKLKTSAQIFGEDAGEPDAKKVKGDDEGEEEYNLADISEGSINSVGSVDPARDFRTLIKKSFPFGEACQQLTHRIEQLLSNKNIQYFMKSITCIQAFREQSVKLGNADLYNSYLQSLKKSIPNRGLEVFWELLVQDAITLISKDEVEGSSVSKTEAHQFLAAEEKTEEAAAPPPADDAGDVDDLLDMM; encoded by the exons ATGGCAGGTGCTAAA tcaGCCCTGGTGCTGTGCATGGATGTGGGCTTCTCCATGTCCAACTCTGCCCCGGGGGAAGAGCCTCACTTTGAACTGGCCAAAAAAGTCATCAAGAAGTCTGTCCAGCGGCAG GTTTTTGCCGAGACGAAAGATGAACTGGCTTTAGTTCTGTTCGGGACGGATTCAACCAAAAACCCTCTGGCCCAAGACGGCCAGTACCAGAACATCAGCATCCACCGCCACCTCATGATGCCTGATTTTGACCTACTGGAGGAAATAGAAAATCAGATCCATCCAGAGAGTCAGCAGGTGGACT GGCTAGATGCTCTTGTTGTCTGCATGGACCTTCTCAAAACGGAGACCAA TGGGAAAAAGTACGATCGTCTCAACATTGCCCTCTTGACTGACCTCAATACCCCGACCAGTTCAGACCAGCTTGACGTTATAATTAACAACCTTAAAGACGCCGGCATCACCCTGCAATTCTT TTTGCCATTTCCTgtggaggatgatgaggagggtggaggggatGCAGACAGAAGTGGTCCTGGTCATCCTGGGACAGGCAAAGGTCTGTCCAAGGAGCAGAAGATTGGCTCGGAcatgatgaaacacattttgCTCAGTTTGGATGAAGAGGATGGTCTTGATGAAATTTATACCTTCAG AAATGCAATTGAGCAGCTGTGCATGTTCAAGCGTATTGAGAGGAGACCTATGCCCTGGCCCTGTCAGCTGACGATTGGAAGCGCTCTGTCCATCCGTATTGTTGGGTACAAAGCG GTAACAGaagagaagctgaagaagatGTGGATCACGGTTGATGCTCAGACCACCCTGAAAGAGGATGTGAAGAGAGAGACTGTGAACTGTCTGGATGATGACAATGAGACAGAGGTGCAAAAGGATGACATCATTCAAG GTTTTCGTTATGGAAGTGACATTGTTCCGTTCTCCAAAGTGGATCAAGAGCAAATGAAATATAAGCATGATGGGAAGTGCTTTGCTGTTCTGGGCTTTACGAAAAAGAACATG GTGCATCGCCATCAGTTCATGGGAAATCAGGTCATCAAGATATTTGCTGCCAAAGACGATGAG CATGCTGGAGTGGCTCTGTCAGCCCTCATCAAGGCGCTGGATGAACTTGAAATGGTGGCCATTGTGCGTTATGCCTATGATCGACGCAGCAACCCTCAAGTGGGAGCAGCCTTTCCTTGTATCAAGCAGAACTATGAG TGTCTGCTGTATGTCCAGCTGCCCTTCACAGAAGACCTACGACAGTTCACATTTCCGTCTCTTGAGAACAAGAAGTTAGCCCCATCAG ACACTCAGCTGTGTACTGTGGACTCTCTCATTGACGCCATGATGTTGGTCGAGGAAGCTGAGGATGGAGAACAGAACGACATATTCAAGGTCAACCACATCCCAAACCCTGCCTTCCAGAGACACTTCCAG TGTCTCCATCACCGAGCAGTACACCCCAAAGATCCGCTTCCCCCCATGGAGCCGTGGCTGAAAGCTGCTCTTGAGCGTCCTGAGGTCATTAACGAACGCTGCCAAGCTCCACTAGAGGACATAAAGAGGCTGTTTCCTCTCACagaggtggaaaagaaaaagaagctgaaaacaAGTGCTCAGATTTTTGGCGAAGA TGCTGGGGAGCCAGATGCCAAGAAGGTAAAAGGAGatgatgaaggagaggaggagtatAACCTTGCTGACATTTCTGAAGGGTCTATTAATTCG GTGGGAAGTGTGGATCCAGCCCGAGACTTCCGTACTCTGATAAAGAAGAGTTTTCCATTTGGAGAGG CCTGTCAGCAACTGACTCACAGGATAGAGCAGTTGCTTAGCAACAAGAACATACAGTACTTCATGAAAAGCATCACCTGTATCCAGGCTTTTAGAGAGCAGTCCGTTAAG TTGGGAAATGCTGATCTGTACAATAGCTACCTGCAGTCCCTGAAAAAGAGCATCCCAAACAGAGGGCTAGAAGTCTTCTGGGAGTTGCTTGTTCAAG ATGCCATAACTTTGATCAGTAAGGACGAGGTTGAAGGAAGCAGTGTGTCCAAAACTGAAGCTCATCAG TTTCTGGCTGCTGAGGAGAAGACAGAAGAGGCTGCTGCTCCACCACCAGCAGACGATGCAGGAGATGTTGATGACTTG CTGGACATGATGTAA